Proteins from a single region of Primulina tabacum isolate GXHZ01 chromosome 5, ASM2559414v2, whole genome shotgun sequence:
- the LOC142544994 gene encoding putative glucan endo-1,3-beta-glucosidase A6, which produces MYTNKAIFAFFLCSILTSTNASNISSKIGVNYGRVGTNIPSPYRSINFLESMNAGRVKLYDANPEVLKLLSGTKLHVSIMVTNEQISGIASSQSKAENWVQKNVLAYYPSTQIRFILVGNEVLSNNDRKMWLDLVPAMRNIKKSLKGHDIHNIKVGTPLAMDVLESSFPPSSGKFRSDIPSQVMVPLLKFLNGTKSFFFLDVYPYFPWSSNPTNINLDYALLEGGNQTYLDSKSGLVYTNLLDQMLDSVVFAMRKLGFDNIMMAVSETGWPNAGDIDQVGANTYNAATYNRNLVKKMTADPPLGTPAKPGVVIPTFIFSLYDENLKPGPGTERHWGLIHPNGQPIYEIDLTGKHPENEGTRLSSSPSSNKPYKGQIWCVVTSQPNLTDLETALDFACRQGNGTCDALAPGKACYEPVSVMAHANYAFSSYWSKFRSSGASCYFNGLATQTTTDPSHGSCQFPSVSL; this is translated from the exons ATGTACACAAACAAAGCAATTTTCGCATTCTTTTTATGTTCTATTCTCACTTCCACTA ATGCATCGAATATTTCAAGCAAGATCGGTGTAAACTATGGTCGAGTAGGGACGAATATCCCGTCTCCATACCGTTCGATAAATTTTCTTGAATCCATGAACGCCGGACGTGTTAAACTTTATGATGCCAACCCTGAAGTCCTAAAGCTCCTATCCGGAACCAAACTTCATGTTTCGATCATGGTCACGAATGAACAAATCTCGGGCATAGCTTCGAGCCAATCGAAGGCCGAAAATTGGGTTCAAAAGAACGTCTTAGCTTACTACCCGAGCACACAGATCCGATTCATACTTGTTGGAAACGAAGTTCTAAGCAACAATGATCGGAAAATGTGGCTTGATCTTGTGCCAGCCATGAGAAATATCAAGAAATCTTTGAAGGGACATGATATTCACAACATAAAAGTTGGGACTCCATTGGCTATGGATGTATTGGAGTCAAGTTTTCCACCTTCAAGTGGGAAATTTAGATCTGATATTCCAAGCCAAGTTATGGTACCATTGTTGAAATTCTTGAATGGGActaaatcatttttcttcttaGATGTTTACCCTTATTTTCCATGGTCTTCAAACCCAACAAACATCAATCTTGATTATGCATTGCTTGAGGGTGGAAATCAGACATATTTGGACTCAAAAAGCGGCCTCGTTTACACGAATCTTCTAGACCAAATGCTGGACTCGGTCGTATTCGCAATGAGGAAACTCGGGTTTGACAATATCATGATGGCGGTATCAGAGACAGGTTGGCCTaatgcaggtgatattgatcAAGTGGGCGCAAACACGTACAATGCAGCAACTTATAACCGGAATTTGGTGAAGAAAATGACAGCTGATCCACCGCTCGGGACACCTGCTAAGCCCGGAGTCGTGATTCCGACGTTTATTTTCTCCTTGTATGATGAGAATCTGAAACCAGGGCCAGGAACAGAAAGGCACTGGGGATTAATACATCCCAATGGGCAGCCGATTTATGAG ATAGACTTAACCGGGAAGCACCCCGAAAACGAGGGCACCCGTTTGTCATCATCACCATCGAGTAACAAGCCATACAAAGGGCAAATATGGTGCGTAGTGACAAGCCAACCGAATCTCACGGACTTGGAAACAGCGTTGGATTTTGCGTGCAGGCAGGGCAATGGCACATGCGATGCACTCGCACCAGGCAAAGCATGCTACGAGCCAGTCTCGGTTATGGCACACGCAAACTATGCATTCAGCTCATACTGGTCTAAGTTCAGGAGTTCTGGTGCATCTTGCTACTTCAATGGCCTTGCTACCCAAACCACCACCGATCCAA GTCATGGATCTTGCCAATTTCCAAGTGTATCACTCTGA